The DNA window TTAAAATAAATAGGCATACTTTCAAAATATACTAACAAATATATGAAATAACTATATAATTCTCTTATTTCCTACAAATTTCTACAAATACACTAGAATTATATATTTAAATATAGTATTATTAAATTGTATAAAATATATATTTAGACCTAATCTAGAAATAACATCTAATTTAAAACTAGTCATTATTCTAAAATAGGTCCATTAAAATATAAAGTCCTATGATCATTTCATTGTGTAGTTATGTGTCATAGGGCTTATGTGTGTAGTAAAAGGAGAGATTCTATGAATCAAAGAGTCATGGCAACCATAGGAGCCCTCTTAATCGGGACCTCTATCATAAGTGGTTGCGGATCAGAAAAGCCACCTGAGGATACTACTCTCAAGGTACGGACCATCACCATCGGTGAAGAATCAGGCACTACGAGTGCTGGCTATGCAGGTACTATCCATAATAAAACGGAAACTAAACTAGCCTTTCAAATTGGAGGCCGCGTTATCAACAAATTTGTAAATGTTGGTGATGTGGTGGAAGCAGGCCAAGTTATCGCTCAAATCAATGGTTCTGATACGGCAGCACAAATGCAAAATGCAGAAGGCGCCGTAAAAGCAGCTCAATCGGCTTATGAATTAGCAGAAACTAATGCTAATCGATACCGCGAACTCTATGCGCAACAAGCGATTAGTAAATTGCAATTAGACCAAGCGGAAAACCAATTAAATGCCACAGCTGCTCAATTACAACAGGCTCAAGCAAGCCTTAATTTGAGTAGCAATCAAAATAGCTACACTAGCTTAACGGCTCCAGATACGGGCATTATTACGGCTCTTACTCTTGAATCTGGCCAAGTCGTAGCGGCTGGTCAAAATGTAGGCACCTTAGCAGTTGGTCGTGATCCAGAAGCGGTCATCGCTCTTCCAGAACAGGAAATGAGCAAGATTCACGTCGGTAGCCCTGCTACGATTACCTTCTGGGCGTTACCAGATGTAAAGGTTCAAGGCGTTGTGCGTGAGATTTCACCAGTTCCAGATCCAGTAGCAAGAACGTATACAGTAAAAATTGCCTTGCAAAATGCACCTAGTGAAGTACAGCTAGGTATGACAGTTAACGTAAATCTAACTACGACGGATACAAGCAATATCACCATTCCGTTGACGGCTCTTGTAAAAGACTCAAACGGCAACAATGCGGTCTACATCATCCGCGATAAAAAGGCTCATCTCGTGCCAATCAAGACTGGTGATTTTGGTCAAAACTCAGTTATCGTCACATCTGGCTTAGCTAAGGGTGACATTGTCATCACTGCTGGTACCCAACAATTACAAGAAGGGACGGCGGTGAGTCAATGAAACAATTTAACTTAGCCGAATGGGCTTTAAAACACAAGTCCATTATCTACTACTTCATGGCTGTGCTCCTCACCTTTGGTATCTTTTCATACAACCATATGGGACGTATGGAAGACCCAGACTTTACGATGCGCACCATGGTAGTCGGCGTTGCTTGGCCGGGGGCTTCCCCACAAGAAATGTCGGATCAGGTAACGGACAAATTAGAAGAAAAACTGCGCGACCTACCTGGCGTCGATTATACAAAATCTTTCACAGATGGCAGCAAATCAGTTATTTATATTAATCTGAAAGAAAATCTACCATCCGATAAAATCCGTCCCGCTTGGGAAGAAGCGCGGAACATGATCAACGATGAATGGAAGTCATTACCACAAGGTGTTCAAGGACCGACTATCAACGACAGATTTGATGATGTATACGGCATTATCTACGCCATTAGCGGCGATGAATTCTCCTATGAAGAAAAGCGTCAACAAGCAGAAGACTTAAAACGTCAATTGTTATCTGTTCCAAACGTTAAGAAAATCAGCCTCATTGGGGTTCAACAACAAACCCTTAATGTAACGATTAATAAGGATAAACTGGCATCCTATAAAATCAGTACACAACAACTATTAACGGCTATCAAACAGCAAAGTATGATGGTTCCAGCTGGTATGATTACGACGGATACGAATAATGTATATCTCCGCGTGAACGGCCTATTCGATAGTCCGCAAGCCGTACAAGATATGCCAATTCGCATCAATAATCAAACCTTGCGCCTTGGCGACATGGCTGATGTAACTATGACCTACCAAGATCCTAGCAATCCTCAATTCTACTATGAAGGCAAGCCAGCTATCGGTATTGCCATCTCCATGGATGCTGGGGCTAACAATGTGGAATTTGGTGAAGCTATCGATAAAAAGCTAGCAGAGTTGAAGAAAACCATCCCTGCAGGCCTTGAACTCGATCAAGTATCTAACCAGCCACATATTGTTAAGGAATCCATTGGGGACTTCTCACAATCCTTATTTGAAGCCATCGCCATCGTATTGCTCGTAAGCTTTGCATCTCTTGGCTTGCGTACAGGTGTGGTCGTAGCCCTCACTATTCCAGTCGTTGTGTCTACCACATTCATTTTGATGTATGAAAATGGCATTTATCTGCACAAGGTTAGTCTAGGTGCATTAATACTGGCTCTAGGCCTCCTCGTAGACGATGCCATCATCGTTGTAGAAATGATGAGCATTAAGCTCGAAGAAGGTTGGGGTCACTTTAGATCTGCCACCTTTGCTTATCAATCGACAGCATTCCCTATGCTATCTGGTACGCTCATTACCTGTGCTGGCTTCTTACCATTAGCACTCGCAGAAGGCATGGTAGCAGAGTTTACAAAATCTCTATCCATCGTTGTATTTATGGCGCTCATCCTATCTTGGTTCGCCTCTGTTCTCGTCAGCCCTGTTCTCGGTTATAAAATCATCGAAAACAAAGCTCCAAAACCTGAATCAGAATGGACCAAACGAGACCATATCATGCATAATCTTAGTGTTACATTCTATGACAAGTTTGAAAGACTGTTACATTGGGCCTTAGGTCATCATAAGGTAGTATTACTCATCACCTTAGGTGCCTTTGTGTTATCACTACTTTCACTACCATTGATAAAACAGGAATTTTTCCCATCATCAACGCGTAATGAAATCATCGTATCCATGCAATTCCCTCAAAGTTCATCCATCGAGTACACCGCAAATCAAGCGAAGATCATCGACGAACATTTACAAGGTAACGAACATATTTCAACCTTTACATCTTATATTGGACAAGGTTCTCCACGTTTCGTCCTCACCTTGGAACCGGAATTGCAACGGAACAATTTCTTGCAGTACGTTATCGTTACTAAATCCTTAGAGGATCGCGATAAACTATATGCTGAATTGACGCCATACTTAAATGAAGAATTCCCATCTTCCCTTGTTAATACGCAATTCTTACAAATTGGTCCACCATCCAAATATCCAGTTATGCTCCGCGTATCTGGACCTGATCAAAAGGTGGTAAAAGAAATTGCCAACAAGGTAAAAGACAAGATGCAAGGCGATAAAGATTTGCATAACATAGCCTTTGACTGGCCAGATACGGAACCAGTAGCCAATGTTCATATCGATCCTAACAAGGCTCGTTTACTTGGTATCGATAGCTATGCCGTATCCTTACACTTGCAAAGTTTATTATCCGGTACAAAATCTGGTGAATACTACGAAGGTAACCAAACAATTCCTGTTACATTCCGTTTAGGAGATAATGAACAACACAATTTAAGTGCTCTATCCTCCTTACCAATTCAAACAGGTAATGGTTCTTACGTACCTCTTAGCCAAATTGCAACCATCTCCATGACCCAAGAGGATGGTATTATCTGGCATCGCAACATGATGCCAACCATCAGCATTCACGCTAATGTAAATGCAGGTGTCTTAGGCAATGCGAAAACAAAAGAGGTTTATAAATCCTTACAAGACATTCGCGATTCCTTGCCTACAGGATATACCATTGAACTTGATGGGGCCGCAGAAAAGAGCGTAACAGCTGTACAAAATCTGTTAACACCAATGCCGATTATGCTCTTTGTGATCATGACAATCCTCATGTTCCAATTAAAGCGTATCGCCCTCATGTTTATGGCCTTGCTCACAGCCCCTCTCGGATTAATCGGCGTCGTATTGGCTCTGAATATTACAAGAACGCCATTGGGCTTTATGGCTATTCTAGGTATCATCGCCCTTTCGGGTATGATCATTCGTAACTCCATTATCTTGTTAGACCAAATCGAAATCCACAAGGCAGAAGGACAAGAACCTCGTGAAGCGATTATCAACTCCGCTACACTTCGTTTCCGCCCTATCATGCTCACTGCTATCGCAGCGATTTTAGGCATGATTCCTCTCATGGGATCTGTATTCTGGAGCCCACTTGCTATCGCCTTTAGCGGTGGCCTACTAGTGGCAACAGTGCTAACACTTATCGTATTACCAGTCATGTATGCAAGCTGGTACAAGATAAAATAAAAAAACAGCAGGGCTACCACCCTGCTGTTTTTAGTTACAATAATACATGGAAACTTATAGTCTATTACCTATTAAACTACAACAGCTGTACCATTGCATGTAACCATGAGCATACCATTTTCTGCACCTACTGTGCTGTATTGGAAGGATACGCCAATAACAGCATTAGCACCCAATTTAGAAGCCCGTTGAGACATTTCATCAAGCGCTGCTTGGCGTGCATTCATCAAGGAGTTTTCATAGCTACCGCTACGGCCACCAACGATGTCGCGAATGCCAGACATGAAGTCTTTCACAAAGTTACGGCCTTCTACGACCTCACCAAATACGATACCTTTGTACTCTTGTACAGGTTTATTTTCAATATGCATAGTTGTAGTAATAATCATAATTGTATCCTCTCTAATTGACTACAATATATTTTGATTTATTATAGCAAGGCTTTCACAGAAATACAATCACAAAAAAAGACCTATTCACTACATTCATAATGAACAGGTCTAATTATATGTTTTTATCGATCAAAATCGCGGTCTAGGTTAACCTCTTTCAATGGAACAAGTTTTGTTTTCTTGATGTATTTGTAACCTAAGTATACTGCGAAGAAGATTGGCAATCCGATGTACGCAACGGATACGCCATACCAGTCGATTGTATCGCCTGTGAAAGCGGAGTAGTTTTGACCAGCAATGATGATGACGCAAAGAATGAACGCCAAGATTGGGCCAATTGGGAACAACCACGCTTTGTAAGGTAATTCACTAAGATCTCTACCTTGTGCAATGAAGGCACGACGGAAGCGATAGTGAGAAACAGCAATACCAACCCAAGCGATGAAACCGCAAAGACCGGAAATATTAACAATCCAAGTATATGCAGTACCTTCACCGATGAAGCTTGTAAGGAATGCAAATAAACCGATTGCTGTCGTTAAGATTAACGCTGGCACTGGAACGCCACGGCTATTAAGCTTAGCAAAAATCTTAGGTGCTTGACCTTCTTTAGCGAGTGCGTAAAGCATACGCGTAGAAGAATATAGACCAGAGTTACCAGCACTGAGTACTGCCGTTAAGATAATAGCATTGATAAAGCTAGCAGCAAAGGCAAAACCAAAGCGGTCAAATACGAGTGTGAATGGAGAAATAGATACATTCTCTACACTAGAATTCAACAGATTTGGATCAGTGTACGGAATTAAGAAACCGATAACTGTGAAAGCACCGATATAGAACAATAGAATACGCCAGAAGATTGTATTAATCGCTTTTGGTACATTCTTTTCAGGGTCTTCTGCTTCACCAGCAGCTACGCCGATAAGCTCAGTACCTTGGAAGGAGAAACCAGCTACCATGAAGATAGCGAGAATGGATTCCCAGCCACCTACGAATGGTGCTTCCCCTACTGTCCAGTTCGCAAATCCTGGAGATGTGCCACCAATGCCAAAGATGAGCATGAAGCCACAGAACAGGAATACGAATACAGTAATAACCTTGATGCTAGAGAATACATATTCACTTTCACCAAAGGAACGTGTGGATAAATAGTTCAAGCCGAATAAAACGAACAAGAACAGAGCAGACCATACAATGGCAGGCACATCAGGGAACCAATATTTCATGATCAGTGCCCCTGCTAATACTTCAGCAGCCAATGTAATAGCCCAGTTAAACCAATAGTTCCAACCTAAGGCAAAACCAAAGGCAGGGTCTACATAGCGTTTTGCATAAGTCCCGAAGGAACCTGGAATTGGCAAGTACGTAGCCATTTCCCCAAGAGATGTCATGAGGAAGTATACCATGATACCGATGAGGCCGTAAGCTACAAGCGCACCACCAGGGCCTGCTGTACTTACCACTTCACCACCGGCTACGAATAAGCCAGTACCGATAGCGCCACCTAAAGCGATCATATTCATATGACGCGCTTTTAGGGAACGTTTTAAATGTTGATCTTTATTAGAGGTAAACTCTACATTATTATTTTGATTTTCAGCCATGGGTCACCTCTTATAAATCTAGATTACGCACATATTTTGCGTTATCTTCAATAAATTTACGACGAGGTTCTACCTTATCGCCCATGAGAACTGTAAAGATTTTATCAGCTTCGATGGAATCCTCTAAGCTAACTTGTAAAATCGTACGGTTTTCTGGGTTCATGGTAGTTTCCCACAATTGTTCAGGGTTCATTTCACCTAAACCTTTATAACGTTGGATTGTGATACCATCACGACCTACCTCATCAAGCTTAGCTGTAAGCTCTGCATCAGAGTATACATACCAGTGGGATTTACCCTTCTTGATTTGGTACAACGGTGGTTGAGCAATGTAGATATGACCTTCCTCTACCAATGGTTTCATATAACGGTAGAAGAATGTTAATAACAAGGTACGGATATGAGCGCCATCAACGTCCGCATCTGTCATGATGATAATCTTGTTATAACGGGATTTTGTAATATCGAACTCTTCCCCAATACCAGTACCGAAAGCGGTAATCATGGAGCGAATTTCGTTATTAGCTAAAATCTTATCAAGGCGTGCCTTTTCTACGTTAAGGATCTTACCACGCAATGGTAAAATCGCTTGGTAACGACGGTCACGACCTTGTTTTGCAGAACCGCCCGCAGAGTCACCTTCGACTAGATAAATTTCAGTCATAGATGTATCTTTTTCGGAGCAATCTGCCAATTTACCAGGAAGGCTAGATACTTCCAACGCATTTTTACGGCGAGTTAAATCGCGGGCTTTACGAGCTGCCTCACGAGCACGGCTTGCCATTGTTGCTTTTTCGATGATTTTCTTCGCATCTTGAGGATGTTCTTCGAAGAATGTCTTAAGACCTTCAGATACGATAACATCTGTAATACCTTTAACTTCGCTATTGCCAAGTTTAGTTTTTGTTTGGCCTTCAAATTGAGGTTCCAATACTTTTACAGATACAACAGCTGTCAAACCTTCACGTACGTCTTCACCGGAAAGGTTGGACTCATTTTCCTTAATCAAGCCAGATTTACGGCCATAATCATTGAGTGTACGAGTCAAGGCAGCACGGAAACCAGAAAGGTGAGTACCACCGTCAACAGTATTGATGTTATTTACAAAGGACAACAAATTTTCGCTGTAGCTATCGTTATATTGCAACGCTACGTCTACTACTACGTCGTCTTTTGTATTTTCAATGTCGATAACAGTAGGATTTACTACTTCTTTATTTTCGTTCAAGAAGGCAATGAAAGAACTCAAACCACCTTCGTAGTGGAAGCTTTCAACACGAGGTTCCTCTTGGCGCAAATCGCTCAATGTAATGCGAAGACCTTTGTTAAGGAATGCCAATTCTTGTAAACGAATTTTCAATGTATCAAAGTTGAATACTGTAGTTTCAAAGATTTCAGCATCTGGCTTGAAGATAACTGTAGTACCAGTACCTTCTGCTTTGCCGATTTCATGTAACTCGGAAGTCTTATGACCACGAGCGAATGTAATCTCTTGAATGATACCGTTTTGAGCTACTTGAACCTTAGTCCATTCACTCAACGCATTTACTACGGAAATACCTACGCCGTGAAGACCACCAGAAACCTTGTAGCCGCCACCGCCAAATTTACCGCCAGCATGCAATTTTGTTAATACTAACTCTACCGCAGACATACCAGATTCATGCATCCCTGTAGGAATACCACGACCATCATCGACAACAGTGATGCTGTTATCTTCATTAATGGATACTTCGATATGTGTAGCGTAACCTGCAAGCGCTTCGTCTACAGAGTTATCTACTACTTCATAAACGAGGTGATGTAAACCGCGAATGGACGTACTACCAATGTACATACCAGGGCGTTTACGTACCGCGTCAAGACCCTCAAGAACTTGTATATTCTGAGCGCCATAATTTTCTTCAGGCATGAAACAAACTCCTCCTAACAATCTATCACACTGTACTGGATTGAAATTTGGTACAACACATGTACAGAATAAATCTTATCTCTTTATTATACTATAAAACTCATCAATTCGTCTCATTAAAGTCTTAATGCTAATACCAGATCCATAAACGCAATCATCAGTGACCACATAGGTCTTGATTTGCTCCTCTGGTACCATGGCGATATACTCTAGCGTTTCATAGTGATGAATAGGACTTTTATGGGACTTTCCGCCCTTGGCGTGCACCATGGTAATGATGGATTCAATAGGCACGGAAACGGTATCCCCAATATGAACGTACATAGGAATGCCCCCTCTACTTTTCTAATGTCCCATTAAGGGCATCAATTTTGCGCTGTTCTTCTTCAGCAAGGAACTTAGACCGATATTTATTGCACAAATTGATAACATGTTGATCCGTTAGCTCATCAGGCTTTTTATGGGTGATGAGCATAGCCACCATATACATATGACGGCGATTGATGGATCCTTTATAAATTTTATCTAGGTAAAAGTATATGGATTCTCGCATCGCTTCTGCAAAATCTGGGAATGTACATTGTATGAATTGCTGACAATCACTATATTTAAAGTACGGGTACTTTCTAATAACCGACTTAATGTCCTTAATATGTTTTCGATGCAATTCATATTCACAAGTAGGGCAGATGTCCCGTTTAGATTGCATATGCATGCCACATCGACCACAACGATGATAGCCATGCTGCTCTAAATAGATTTCACGCTTTCGAGCCGTAATTTGTACTTTTCTGAAAGCAGCTCGTAATTCTTCGTTATCCGTTTGTTCTAACGACTTATCAATGGCATCTACATCTTCTTTTGAAAGCACGATGTCTGCGAAATTAATACGTTTTGTAATAATCTGTTCATCAGGCAATGAAATAGATGTATCAGTATTAGCTTTCACATAGCTCTGCCGTTTCATAATGAAGCGAATATCTTTGATCACCTCTTGATGGTAATACTTGTTAACAGCCTCAATGATACGTCGTTTTTGCATCTGTAATTCCTGCATCCACATGGAGTTATCTGCACTGATAACCATATCGGGAGGCTTGATAGATACAATTTTCGTATGATCCGCAATGACATCGCCCACTACATCACGCCACTTGTGAACGAGGGTATTTAATTTATATTGTTCCAGTAAATTCAGTTTTGATAAGGCCTTTGGTAAACAAAGATCAAGGCTGTCCATACTGAACCTTTCCCCCTTCACAAGAAATAAATTGAACAGATTTCAAATCTTTAAAATCGTGAATATCTGTAGTAGTAATAAATGTTTGAATACGTTTATGAATAAACTGCAATAAATTCGCTCGTCTCGACTCATCAAGTTCGCTCAATACATCATCCAATAACAGAACTGGGTATTCTCCAACCTCGGACTTGATAAACTCAAGTTCACTCAACTTTAAGGATAATACAGCAGTTCGTTGCTGCCCTTGGGATCCAAATTTCTTTAAATCCATCGCATCAGAGAAGAATCGTAAATCATCGCGGTGAGGACCTACGCTAGTAGTCATCCGATGACGATCCTGCGGCAACGCTGCTTTAATGCGCTCGTAAAATCCTTCCTTTGTATATTCTAATGAACCATTGTCCATATAAGGCTGTTCATAACCGATGGTCAAATTCTCGAGACCACCCGTTAATTTACGATTCATCAAATCGATGAGAAGGTTAATTTTCTTCAAGCTTTCTAATCGTTTCTTTACGATAAAGCTCGCCATATCAGCTAACTGTAAATCCCATTCTTCAAGAGGAATGTTTTGCTTCCCTCTATATTCTTTAAGGATCGCATTGCGCTGCTGTAATAATCGATTATACTGCATCAACTGATGATAGTACGTAGCGCTAGTCTGAGAGATTTCCATATCGAGGAAACGTCTACGTCCCGACGGAGTTCCCTTGATGAGTTGTAAATCTTCAGGACAGAATATAACTGTATTTAATGTACCAATCAGTTCCTTTTGAGATATTTTAGTATCGTTTAAGCGAATATCCTTAGGACCTTGGCGGAATAACTTAATATTTACCTTTTGTGGCGTATCCTTTTTCTCGAACTTTACTACAATGCCAGCTTCCTCAGCATTGAACATGAGCATATCTGACGTATCGTTGGTCCGATGGCTTTTACCAATGGTACCCACATAGATAGATTCAAGAATATTCGTCTTACCAGCCCCATTAGTGCCGTGCAAAACGATAATCTCCGGATTAAACTGAATCGTTACATCCTTATAATTACGAAACTGGAATAATTGCAGTGAGTCAATTCTCACCGATTATGCCTCCTCTTGGGTAATTACGAGATCTACATCGAGACCTTCACAAGAAATCACATCGCCAACGCGGCACTTCTTGCGCTTTTCTGTGACAACCTGACCATTCAAAGTAAGAATACCTTCTTCGATAAAGGATTTAATTTGACCACCTGTTTCGATGATACCTTCTAACTTCAACAACTGATCAATTTGAATGTACTCCGTATGAATGGGTACCTGCTGTTGCTCTTTCATGACGTCCTCCTATAGTGGACAATTTATAACTATATGGGAATTAGGTAACGATGACTTTTAATCATCATTACCTAATAAAAATATGTATATTAATTCACTAGAATATACAATACGTTGATTAAATTATCAATTAAATAATAATAGACATCAACATAAAATATTATTAATTATTTAGTACCAGAGTACAGTTCCTCACTGTGAATTTTCTTTAGGCTACGTTGTAGCCTAGAAAATTTTACGTTCGGAACAAAGTGATGCAGTGTCCCTGTCGTCGCAAGCTCCTCCATTGACTACTGCCCTACTTTATGCATTCGTACGAACTGGTGTTACTACGTATGTATAGTTCGGATTATTGTCTTGGCGAATAACAACAGGACCATTTTGTTTTAAGAACAAGTGAATGTTGTCGCCTGTGCTGTGGCGCAAGATGTCTGAGATGTAGCGACCGTTGAAGGAAATTGTAAACGGTGTACCTTTAAATTCAACAGCTACGTCTTCTTTTGCCATACCGATTTCAGTATTTTGAGTAGACAATGTTACATTGCTTTCAGCCCAATCATAACGAATTACGTTATAGCTGATATCTTTTGCCAACAAGGATACACGGTCAACAGCACCAGCGAATTCGCGGCGGTCGATAACAGCGCTAGAATCGAATTGGGAAGGAATTACCTTTTCATATTCAGGGT is part of the Veillonella sp. genome and encodes:
- a CDS encoding efflux RND transporter periplasmic adaptor subunit, yielding MNQRVMATIGALLIGTSIISGCGSEKPPEDTTLKVRTITIGEESGTTSAGYAGTIHNKTETKLAFQIGGRVINKFVNVGDVVEAGQVIAQINGSDTAAQMQNAEGAVKAAQSAYELAETNANRYRELYAQQAISKLQLDQAENQLNATAAQLQQAQASLNLSSNQNSYTSLTAPDTGIITALTLESGQVVAAGQNVGTLAVGRDPEAVIALPEQEMSKIHVGSPATITFWALPDVKVQGVVREISPVPDPVARTYTVKIALQNAPSEVQLGMTVNVNLTTTDTSNITIPLTALVKDSNGNNAVYIIRDKKAHLVPIKTGDFGQNSVIVTSGLAKGDIVITAGTQQLQEGTAVSQ
- a CDS encoding efflux RND transporter permease subunit, yielding MKQFNLAEWALKHKSIIYYFMAVLLTFGIFSYNHMGRMEDPDFTMRTMVVGVAWPGASPQEMSDQVTDKLEEKLRDLPGVDYTKSFTDGSKSVIYINLKENLPSDKIRPAWEEARNMINDEWKSLPQGVQGPTINDRFDDVYGIIYAISGDEFSYEEKRQQAEDLKRQLLSVPNVKKISLIGVQQQTLNVTINKDKLASYKISTQQLLTAIKQQSMMVPAGMITTDTNNVYLRVNGLFDSPQAVQDMPIRINNQTLRLGDMADVTMTYQDPSNPQFYYEGKPAIGIAISMDAGANNVEFGEAIDKKLAELKKTIPAGLELDQVSNQPHIVKESIGDFSQSLFEAIAIVLLVSFASLGLRTGVVVALTIPVVVSTTFILMYENGIYLHKVSLGALILALGLLVDDAIIVVEMMSIKLEEGWGHFRSATFAYQSTAFPMLSGTLITCAGFLPLALAEGMVAEFTKSLSIVVFMALILSWFASVLVSPVLGYKIIENKAPKPESEWTKRDHIMHNLSVTFYDKFERLLHWALGHHKVVLLITLGAFVLSLLSLPLIKQEFFPSSTRNEIIVSMQFPQSSSIEYTANQAKIIDEHLQGNEHISTFTSYIGQGSPRFVLTLEPELQRNNFLQYVIVTKSLEDRDKLYAELTPYLNEEFPSSLVNTQFLQIGPPSKYPVMLRVSGPDQKVVKEIANKVKDKMQGDKDLHNIAFDWPDTEPVANVHIDPNKARLLGIDSYAVSLHLQSLLSGTKSGEYYEGNQTIPVTFRLGDNEQHNLSALSSLPIQTGNGSYVPLSQIATISMTQEDGIIWHRNMMPTISIHANVNAGVLGNAKTKEVYKSLQDIRDSLPTGYTIELDGAAEKSVTAVQNLLTPMPIMLFVIMTILMFQLKRIALMFMALLTAPLGLIGVVLALNITRTPLGFMAILGIIALSGMIIRNSIILLDQIEIHKAEGQEPREAIINSATLRFRPIMLTAIAAILGMIPLMGSVFWSPLAIAFSGGLLVATVLTLIVLPVMYASWYKIK
- a CDS encoding YbjQ family protein, yielding MIITTTMHIENKPVQEYKGIVFGEVVEGRNFVKDFMSGIRDIVGGRSGSYENSLMNARQAALDEMSQRASKLGANAVIGVSFQYSTVGAENGMLMVTCNGTAVVV
- a CDS encoding amino acid permease, encoding MAENQNNNVEFTSNKDQHLKRSLKARHMNMIALGGAIGTGLFVAGGEVVSTAGPGGALVAYGLIGIMVYFLMTSLGEMATYLPIPGSFGTYAKRYVDPAFGFALGWNYWFNWAITLAAEVLAGALIMKYWFPDVPAIVWSALFLFVLFGLNYLSTRSFGESEYVFSSIKVITVFVFLFCGFMLIFGIGGTSPGFANWTVGEAPFVGGWESILAIFMVAGFSFQGTELIGVAAGEAEDPEKNVPKAINTIFWRILLFYIGAFTVIGFLIPYTDPNLLNSSVENVSISPFTLVFDRFGFAFAASFINAIILTAVLSAGNSGLYSSTRMLYALAKEGQAPKIFAKLNSRGVPVPALILTTAIGLFAFLTSFIGEGTAYTWIVNISGLCGFIAWVGIAVSHYRFRRAFIAQGRDLSELPYKAWLFPIGPILAFILCVIIIAGQNYSAFTGDTIDWYGVSVAYIGLPIFFAVYLGYKYIKKTKLVPLKEVNLDRDFDR
- the gyrB gene encoding DNA topoisomerase (ATP-hydrolyzing) subunit B, whose product is MPEENYGAQNIQVLEGLDAVRKRPGMYIGSTSIRGLHHLVYEVVDNSVDEALAGYATHIEVSINEDNSITVVDDGRGIPTGMHESGMSAVELVLTKLHAGGKFGGGGYKVSGGLHGVGISVVNALSEWTKVQVAQNGIIQEITFARGHKTSELHEIGKAEGTGTTVIFKPDAEIFETTVFNFDTLKIRLQELAFLNKGLRITLSDLRQEEPRVESFHYEGGLSSFIAFLNENKEVVNPTVIDIENTKDDVVVDVALQYNDSYSENLLSFVNNINTVDGGTHLSGFRAALTRTLNDYGRKSGLIKENESNLSGEDVREGLTAVVSVKVLEPQFEGQTKTKLGNSEVKGITDVIVSEGLKTFFEEHPQDAKKIIEKATMASRAREAARKARDLTRRKNALEVSSLPGKLADCSEKDTSMTEIYLVEGDSAGGSAKQGRDRRYQAILPLRGKILNVEKARLDKILANNEIRSMITAFGTGIGEEFDITKSRYNKIIIMTDADVDGAHIRTLLLTFFYRYMKPLVEEGHIYIAQPPLYQIKKGKSHWYVYSDAELTAKLDEVGRDGITIQRYKGLGEMNPEQLWETTMNPENRTILQVSLEDSIEADKIFTVLMGDKVEPRRKFIEDNAKYVRNLDL
- a CDS encoding DUF370 domain-containing protein encodes the protein MYVHIGDTVSVPIESIITMVHAKGGKSHKSPIHHYETLEYIAMVPEEQIKTYVVTDDCVYGSGISIKTLMRRIDEFYSIIKR
- a CDS encoding DUF721 domain-containing protein gives rise to the protein MDSLDLCLPKALSKLNLLEQYKLNTLVHKWRDVVGDVIADHTKIVSIKPPDMVISADNSMWMQELQMQKRRIIEAVNKYYHQEVIKDIRFIMKRQSYVKANTDTSISLPDEQIITKRINFADIVLSKEDVDAIDKSLEQTDNEELRAAFRKVQITARKREIYLEQHGYHRCGRCGMHMQSKRDICPTCEYELHRKHIKDIKSVIRKYPYFKYSDCQQFIQCTFPDFAEAMRESIYFYLDKIYKGSINRRHMYMVAMLITHKKPDELTDQHVINLCNKYRSKFLAEEEQRKIDALNGTLEK
- the recF gene encoding DNA replication/repair protein RecF, which encodes MRIDSLQLFQFRNYKDVTIQFNPEIIVLHGTNGAGKTNILESIYVGTIGKSHRTNDTSDMLMFNAEEAGIVVKFEKKDTPQKVNIKLFRQGPKDIRLNDTKISQKELIGTLNTVIFCPEDLQLIKGTPSGRRRFLDMEISQTSATYYHQLMQYNRLLQQRNAILKEYRGKQNIPLEEWDLQLADMASFIVKKRLESLKKINLLIDLMNRKLTGGLENLTIGYEQPYMDNGSLEYTKEGFYERIKAALPQDRHRMTTSVGPHRDDLRFFSDAMDLKKFGSQGQQRTAVLSLKLSELEFIKSEVGEYPVLLLDDVLSELDESRRANLLQFIHKRIQTFITTTDIHDFKDLKSVQFISCEGGKVQYGQP
- a CDS encoding RNA-binding S4 domain-containing protein, yielding MKEQQQVPIHTEYIQIDQLLKLEGIIETGGQIKSFIEEGILTLNGQVVTEKRKKCRVGDVISCEGLDVDLVITQEEA